DNA from Plectropomus leopardus isolate mb chromosome 11, YSFRI_Pleo_2.0, whole genome shotgun sequence:
ACCTTTTCCAGTAAGTGAGGTCCAGAAATGAGAAGACTGGAGAGCGGCTGGATCCTGGGCTGAGCTCCGTGTCTGAGCCGTCGTCTGACAGGTTGCTGTAGCTGGGAGACTGAGCCGGGGAGGCGCTGGAGGTGGTGCTGTGGGCATCTGAATCTGGTGGACAAAACAAAGTGTCGACAATGAAGGGGTGACTATGTGTGACATATATATGGAGCTTCTACAGGGGGGAGAAAAAttagatagaaaaaaaatcaaatctttgagaaactttctcaggagaatttttttcaccatcttcagtttttttcttcaccatctaaatgtattttttttccaacatctaTTAAATATAcaccatatatatatgtacagaGCACCGAAAGAGACAtcaaggagagaaaaaatagatggtggaaaaaaaatgatatggtgaaaaaaatctaatgtttAAGAAAATTTTAAGGggaatgagaaactttctcaggagatttttttcaccatctacTCCACACGCCACATATATGTACGGAGATCCTGAAGGAACACGAGGGAGAAACAAAATAGATGGTGAAAAAATtagatggtggaaaaaaaataatttcaagaaaGTTCCTTGTTCCtcctagaaaaaaaatcttgatttttctaggagatttgttatttttttaaccatctaGTTTTTTTCcactatcatttttttaaacattttttttttcaaccatgtATCTTTTTCTCCCCCACGTCACTTTAAGGGCTCTGTACAtatatgtaagtgtgtgtgtgtgtgtgtgaaagagacaaaaaaatacttaaaagtgTCATTATACTGAATGCCAAAATGCAGAACTCACTGTTTCTTTTAAGCTCTTTCTGCAGCCTGCTGATCTGGCTTGGCCGTGCTTTCTTGGAGATGGACTTTATCTTCTTGGGCCTGGAGGTTATCTTTAGGCTGGGACCTCCTCTGGCATCAACAACCTGTATGGGAGAGCACTTATGAGTAAATACAGGTAAACTATTTTATGACCAAATATATCTCTACTGTATCAGAGTACTGCCACCCAAACTCACGTGGTTCCAGTTCTTCTTGGTTCCCACAGGTAACTTTTTCCACCGTTTCACCAGGAGCACACAGGCGTTACAGATCTCTCCAGATCGCGTTTCACTCAGtctacaagaaaaatacagtgtgtgAACAAATGATAATATGTTTCAAACCATTTCTCTCCAAACGTCAAGTGCTCAGCTTACCCAAAACAGCTCCTGAAGTCTTTCTCGTACCGCTTACTGTCCGTGAAACGAGAGCTTGAGGACTTTGCGCGGCAGATGCAGCAGCCGTCCAAACTCCTGTACATCTTTGGCTTATGAAAGCCAAACATCTGCGtgcaaaaaatgattaaaatattaacatctCAGGCGCTCATCAGCGTGCATGGTGTTTTAGTACCTCCCTACAGCCGTGCATCTTTGCATGAGAGGTGATTTATTATCTTATCATTTCAGTTTATGTGAATTATTTCTATCAAGGCTGGTGTTTTGACACGATCAGAGCACGAAGAAATTTAGGGGAAAGCGATTTTGCTGGAGCATCTCTCCGCTTTGACCCACATGGGAGGGAAGTAGGTCAACAGTCAGACAGCGTGTCAGACAGATCATGTCACCATGCTGCGCACACAGGATGCATTTTGGAAACCCAAAATATAAGCACGCACTTAGTCCGATCCTGCAGGGTGCCGAGGATGCGTTATTCGCCAAGAACAAAACATAAGCATGCGTTACCAGAGaagtgcaaaaatataaatgtgtcgGGGGGGAAATTAGCCGTAATGCATTAAGCGCGCTGATTATGCAGAGGAATTATGATTTATGTTGCTAGGCAAAATTTTAATCTCCACAGCACATGTAGTGAACTGCGGCAAAACTGCGAGCCGCGCCCCCcagactggatttttttttcttgccatcaGTCCTCGGGGTCCTCTAACAGTGCGGTGCCTcagagagcagacagagagcGGGGAAATGAAAGACCTCTCACTCTGCTGAATATATCGCGGACCACCTAAGGTTTAGCAATGTGGGGGGGGTATGAGAAGCAGAAAAGTCTCCTGATTGATTCAAGGCATCAGTGCACGAGGGCGTAGTTTGGTGGTGGAATGCAACTAAGTACATGTACTTAAGTACGTACaaaagtatgaatttgaggtacttgtacttcatTGAGTATTTTCCTTTTCATGTTACTTTATAGGCCTACttttactctactacattttagagggaaatattatacTTCATACCTCACATCACTAATCTGGCATccttagttactttacaaataatgatttaaaatcattaGAGGagtttataaaatgtgatgctttattatttattaatgaaaatacCAAACAGTTAAGCCACgtacagctgcaatgatgaGGTGTTTTATCGgctgattcacagaaaattaattgtcgaatattttgataaacatttaagtcattttcttgattttgtttttactaattttgagtttttttgggggggggggtggttattttttcttttttaatagttttgagGTTTggggttctttttttaataaatgggGGTGTATTTTTCTTAGAGATTTGTCTgcatttgggtaattttttctactttgattCCATTTTCCTAATGATACTTGCTCACTTTCACTAAAGTACACATTTGCAATGCAGGgtttttacttgtaacagagtattttcacacgGCGGTAATAACACTTTTAGTTAAGTAAAGGATCTTCGTCTGCCACTGCACATATGAAAAAGAGGGTTTGGGGTCCTCCACCActaaattttgagcatcaaacacttgatttcctgcattctaatgattttttttatgcaccaattgtGACTTTTCTGCACCATtgaatttatggtgtaaatgtcttcaattgtgccaaaataaaactcctttacaccattaatgtttttattagggGGGTGGGGGCAAGTgcacatgttttaaatattgagaGGGGCGTGTCGCCTGCATCCCCTCAAAATCCGCAGCTATGTGAGTATAAATATCTAGCTGGCATGTGCATGTAAGTTTAATAAATCTACCACTGTAaatgtgtcaaaacaaaaactatttggAACCTtattcaataaaatacataGTTATGTCATCTAACCCTAATGTTAATATGATTAAAGtctgtaaataataacaaatgcaCAAGGGACTGTGCcatatttatcagagtagggagtggctgagctgtaacatctgttttgtttttcatatcatTATCCTCCCgatatacaaatatttttttcttgagcttCCCTGAGTGACTGAGGGAAAATTTATGACTCTACTGTCAGCACAAATACCCATATTTCACAGATTTCAGCTATGATATATGGtatactttgtttgtttttttttaaagaaaacaccatTATAACCCACTTGTGGATTTTGGGCTTCTGAAGgaatttatattaaattttaaaaattcgaccatttaaagttgaatgtccctccccTAAACCACATCAAAAAATATAGCATCCTCTCTgatgctttaaaaatatctaaagtGCTTCCCCTGTTAAGCACCACCCCCTCAACTCTTATAAATATGGAACAGTCCCTTAGTCTAGCAGTAAGTCTAGAATTACATATACAAACTTTCTATGAAATGCATTTACTTGCAGAAACTTTATTTGCTGACACAAAACAATcttgcattatttaaaaatatttaaccaGGAGAGTGCTTtgttgagattaaaaatctattttacggagatttaaacagcagcagcacatgttATATAACAGACTTAGAATTAAGTAGATACATTTTGATGATATAATCAATGTTAAAAACAAGACAGATACGACCAGGAGAgtataaaaatgatataataaaataatctatAGCGTACCAtccatttaaatatgtaattttatatatagCGCAGCCTCGTGCGTGTACATTACAAGGCCAACCACACATTAACCCCCGAGTATCTCATCTGTAAACTGCAGACGATCTCTGCAGCAGAATACAGTACGTGACGCAACTCAACATGGCAACACACTTCAAAGGCGGAGGCAGTGTGGAGAAGGGGGTGTGATGCGATTTTCCGCAAAAGCTGCAATATTGAAAGTAAACTGCAAAAATCCCCCCGAAAGCATTCAAGACTTTCGCGAATAACacgtgcatttttaaaaaatcagaaggCGCCGAGAAATCCACTTGTTTTTATCGAGAGAAAAGTGCAAGTCGCCAATTTCACCGCCCACTCCAGCGAGGAAGCATGGCATGCCACACGACCTGCTTCATGCGCACCCATTTTATGATGACCGTCCCCTGCTCGACGATGCCCGactttccctccctcttttaAGTTCGTATAGTGAGATAAACTCAGGGCAAACACGTTTCGacagcaaaatattttgttttaaattgcaaaGAAAAGCCGTTTTCGGACAATCGTGTAATTTGATCTTTACTCTTTGTTATTCCACAGCCGCGTCACTGCAACAGTCCCCCTTCAACTACATGTGCAGGAAGTTCCGCTTACtcaaagtctgtgtttgtgcttttttctcgCATTagataaacatttttctcaacCAGCATGAGTTTCATAAGGCGTGTGTGAGTAGTTTGTATTTGCGGTGGCTGTTTTGTTGACAGCAGCGCCCGCGTGCTGAGACGCATCTCTGCTCCGGGTGGGCGTGAGAGATTCAACTTGGCTTATTTAGCAGCAGGCGTAAACGTGTGGCACACTGCAGCCGCACTACAGCAACAATGTAACTATTTACGCCTTTTTAAGAGTGAATGTTGATGACCCTAACGCTCACTATATCCGACTTTAGTTATTTTTGGCAGCTATAAAAGGAGTGATTTCTTCCGACAgccagcaacaataacaacagccaTCTCTCTTGCTCATCGTGCTTGCAAATGAAGCTCATTTTGACACTATTGTTAACATTTTCGCGTTCATTTCGCCCTCCGCCCACTCATTTTGGTTACTTTAAGTGTTTCTAAGGCGTGCTACACATCGAGTTGACCACCCAGTCGGTGTTGCAGCGCGTCTAAAAAGAGCAATTGTTCTGAGGCAACTCGAAGCttgttttaaatgactttaaaaccGCCGTTTTAAGCTTCAATGaaccaagaaaacaaataaaaaacagccgCATTTCTTACCGTGTTCAAGTTGCGTGAAGCTGATACAAAGTAATAGTCCTTATACCGCGTCGTAACGATGTGACTATTATGAAAATCAACCCGCATCGGTAACCCGCTCCCTTGTTGATGTCTGCGTTTGTGGACGGGACTGGATAGTTGTGGACGCACTGCGCATGCGTCGTATCCACACCTCCATTTCAGAGTAGGGcagaaggtttttttctttttcttcaatcAAAGCATTTACATAAACGACGTGTGACGTAAGCGTGCGTCTGCATTCTACTGGCCTTATAAGGATGGGAACATTGCGCGGGAACAGGGGGCTCGGCCCCGGTTGCTATGGCACATTGGAGAGAGTAAGCAAGGGGGCGGGGCCTGTCGTTTTACTACAGAGCGCCAGATGGCCCGTCTGGAGGCCTACGGTTTTTAGGGGGCTCGGCGTCTAGCAGGGAGATGCGCTTTGTTGATTTGAATTGCGTGACAGCGGACCAGATTAGTGGTAAATAAAAGGTGGGTGAAACATGGCATCCATCCAGTGGACAGATCAGGGCGAACAACCACttgtatccatttttttttacaccatcaAGCCAGACATGGTGCTGTCACATACTGCATCGTTTTGATGACTATCACCATAATGTGAAGACTGCTGTCTGTGCTGTCAGTGACACAATTTGGGAAAACGTCATGCAAATTAAAGCTTGAAAGGGTGATAATCAgagtatttcattatttttattaaacctttttatcttttactgTTCGAATTTGcactgtactgttttatttgcactgttctttctacttctattgtaaatttctagattttttctattgtaaatttctaaatttctatttcatatttcttttatatttgctacacgttaggcattctgtggacagcaaagtaagaatttcattgtgcagggaaacatgtttccatactgtgcatatgacaataaacactttgaatcttgaatcttgaatcttttACTGTTTGTTCTGTTATCCTTCTACCTACATTTTATCTACTAAttagagtattttatttacttacttactgatttacttattcattttacttattattatggTTTAATTGTATAAAGCagtttgtgttacagttttgcttgtatcaaaagtgctatacaaataaagcctgatctattttgatttgattttaaatacccCCAGAACCCCACgtaagcagtaaaaaaaaacagtaatacatGTATTTCTCtagaaaagagaaataaatatacaaatatataaatatacaaaggAAAATACACCTTAGCATTAACATTTTCTACAAGATATATATCTACAGGTATTCTattgctacatgttatagagtATGCTTTAAGTGaaatatagtgaaaataaatgttatgccatttctattttatctggtttgtatttttgtaatatttcatcCTTATTTAGTACTCAATAACTTTCTTCCATATTCCCTGGTGTCTGGATAGTAAAGGCTTATTGAATTTCTGTGTAAGTACATGAGAGCAATGCAAAATATTGCAGTTGGATTCCTTTTAAGTGTAAACACTGGTTAAATAAAGGCGATTATGATTCTGAATACACTTCTGCAATATGTACctttaaacattaattaaataaatctcaGATTTTGTCTAAAAAAGTGCTTCCTGAGTCTTACAAAAAGGTACCTTAAGATTTACAATCGTAATTTTACCTGAGGGTTATTGAATGGCCTTACACTGCACGCTTTTTTGAGTCATCTCTTGTATGCGGCTGTTTTCATATGGTGTGATGGCTGTGACACTGCCAACACCATCCTCAAACTGATCTAATCAGCTACTGTCAGAGGGAACAGCCAAAGAGTGTATATACAGACACCGGTCCAGTTCTCATTTGGCAAACTAAAATCTAAATTTATTTCAGATATCAGATGCAATTAGTCCAATTATGTCATTAATGTCTAATCCTACCTTATTCTTTCAGACATCACATATAAGGAAATAGCACTAAAAGACAACAATACCAAGTCAGTTATGTCAATATTAACTTTAATCTTTGACAACAcatttcataaataacaattcATTATTGCTTTTCTCTAATCTTAAATGATAATAGAGGCTTGGTCATTGTGGGTTACATAGTGCTTGCGGGACAGTGCAGGAGACAGCATTTTCATAGTTCttcaaatgtaaaatcaaaTGTGACTTTAACATAATACCTAgcgttttttttaagaaactgtGCTCTATTCATCGTCTGAAGACAACCAAACAGTCAAGAAACAAACAGCATGACTAATATCCATGTAATCAGTAGCGTGTCCATAGTGGAATTTATCGttttacacagacacaaacaagatGCCTTTATACAGAAAAGTATGCCACAAATTCATTACACCATAATAACAAATGGGCACAATTCTATCAAAGGTCTAATGAggcaaaatatttacaatgagagaggggaaaaaagctttCCGACAAAGTGACAAAGTCTATTTGAAGTGACACAATTAGGACACTAGTTTGGTTTCAGTGTTTCACCAGCAGAGGATCTCAGGAGCACATATGACCCCAAACTGAAGTAAACAATGAGAAACAGGCAAGATGTTACACAGTATAACAAGAGcataataatataacattttgtAACATATCATAGAGTGGGAACATTATCTTTCTGGAGTATATTTACTAAGATATCCAATGaatgaaggaaagaaaatgcTTATATGATAAGGCCTGAGTCCTGATATTTCAGATCACAACACActaagacataaaacaaacagattttggCCATGCATGTGCTTAGTTTAAAGTTTAAGTGCAAGCAATACAGCAGTTGAAGGGGAGTTATAGGTACAGTTAATGGTGTGAGCTGTGAAAATATCTACTGTAAATGTGGGAATATGAATGACTCTTGCTTTCTCCTTGAGGAAACAGAATTTCACAGTGTAAACAAGCATAGGAAAAATCTGACTAATTCCTGAAGCAAATACAGTGTATAAGACATTTACATCAGTGAACAAGGCAATATGTTTGGAGCTCGAGTTGCAAGTGACGTCATCTGGTCCACTGTCCTCTTTTATGATAAAGTCACTTTTCTCAAGTGTCTCAATTTCTTTTCCCACTGATGGAAAGATGAATATTTTTACCCATCTGCATTCCTGCAGTAGGTTACAGAGCAGGGGCTTATCtgtcagggtcagggtcagaggtcaactcCTTTGACCAGTGCAGTCTCCAGGGTGATGGTAAACTCGTTGAGTGTGTGCAGGATGCGGGAAAGGGAGTGTACAGCAGCTCGGTCTCGCAGCAGAGCACCTTCCTCGTAGGTCCGCACTGTCAGGG
Protein-coding regions in this window:
- the sinhcaf gene encoding SIN3-HDAC complex-associated factor, whose product is MRVDFHNSHIVTTRYKDYYFVSASRNLNTMFGFHKPKMYRSLDGCCICRAKSSSSRFTDSKRYEKDFRSCFGLSETRSGEICNACVLLVKRWKKLPVGTKKNWNHVVDARGGPSLKITSRPKKIKSISKKARPSQISRLQKELKRNNSDAHSTTSSASPAQSPSYSNLSDDGSDTELSPGSSRSPVFSFLDLTYWKRQKVCCGIIYKGRFGEVLIDPHLFKPCCRNKQRQQQQQEEEEEEDEEEEDEEEEVEIEEGQVGVDVSGHKSQTEEEVKETPRCEENAEPVQLCVTMTTPPNRSAVVMEDGW